ATAACATTTCCAGCTACTGCTATTTTTGTTGCAGTTAAGAGTTTATCAGGAGAGCTTAAAAGTTTTTTCTCTAAAAGGGGAACAAACGAGAGTGCTTTTTGTGTTGAGAGTGCTTTTACCTTATCATATAAGTCCTCTTTATTTGCTAAGAGAGCCATTTTTTCATAAACATCTGCGGCTATCTCTGGAGGATTTTTCTCATATGAAAACTCTTTGCTCATCTCCTTGATACTTGAAGTTATCTTCTGTCTTAAATCTTGCGGAGCGTCTATTGCATCGCATACTCTATAACTTTGATTGACTATGCAATCAACACAAGCTTTATCTATTGTCATATTTGCAAACCTTATATTTCTCAAAAAACTTGTTTTTTGTAGCTTTAGGAGGTTGTATGGACTTTAGTCCATGCCGTTATAGTGAGCTTTGCTCATTATAGACTATTAAGTAGTATGTTCGTCTATCGCTTTGTTCCACATAAGCTTGTACTTTCTTCTCATAAACTCAACTTCTTGTTGAGAGAGTTTTAACTGCTCTTGAAGTGTATGAATGGTCTTTCTATCTTCATCATAAAGCTCTTGAAGTGAGCCTAGAGCCTCTCTTAAAAAGGTGTTTTCAGTTCTTACGGCTTCTAGGGTTTCATCTTTTGCATCTAGGACTTTTTCATGAAGGTTGATTATGGTGCCTATAGTTTTTTCTACAAACTCAGGTTGGACTAACATCTCTTTTGTGTTTCTAGCGGAGAGCTCTTTTAGTTTAGCCGGAACCACATTTTGTGAGCCTTTGGATGGATCTATCATTCTGATGCCATCTTTAACTTCTACTGTTAGTTTTCCACGCGCGCACAAATCATCAATAGCATCCATATCAAGGCCTGTGAGTTCCATATATTCTTCATCGCTCATCCACTTCATGAATATTCCTTTAATTTACGCTTTTATTATTGTCTCTATCTCTAGTGAATCTATCTCAACTTTTTTAGCCTTAGAGATTCTATCTTCTTGTAGCTTTACTGCCAACTCTTCATTGTCAAGTGCTAAAATTTGCATCGCTAGATATGCGGAGTTGATGGCTCCAGCTTTACCTATTGCCACAGTAGCAACTGGCATTCCAGCTGGCATTTGAACAGTTGAGAGAAGTGCATCTATCCCACTTAGTGCCGATGCTGACATTGGTACACCGATAATGGGTTTAACCGTTTTAGAAGATAACACGCCAGCTAAGTGTGCAGCCATTCCAGCTGCTGCAATAAAGACTTGAGCGCCTTTTTTCTCCGCTTCTATAATATACTTTGCGGTCCTCTCAGGCGAGCGATGAGCTGAGGAGATAATCATCTCATAGTTTACTCCAAAAGCCTCTAGTGTGTCAGAACACGACTTCATTACTTCATAATCACTCTTGCTACCCATTACAATTGA
This sequence is a window from Sulfurimonas hongkongensis. Protein-coding genes within it:
- a CDS encoding DUF3972 domain-containing protein, which encodes MKWMSDEEYMELTGLDMDAIDDLCARGKLTVEVKDGIRMIDPSKGSQNVVPAKLKELSARNTKEMLVQPEFVEKTIGTIINLHEKVLDAKDETLEAVRTENTFLREALGSLQELYDEDRKTIHTLQEQLKLSQQEVEFMRRKYKLMWNKAIDEHTT
- the purE gene encoding 5-(carboxyamino)imidazole ribonucleotide mutase; the protein is MRFVSIVMGSKSDYEVMKSCSDTLEAFGVNYEMIISSAHRSPERTAKYIIEAEKKGAQVFIAAAGMAAHLAGVLSSKTVKPIIGVPMSASALSGIDALLSTVQMPAGMPVATVAIGKAGAINSAYLAMQILALDNEELAVKLQEDRISKAKKVEIDSLEIETIIKA